From a single Nicotiana tabacum cultivar K326 chromosome 8, ASM71507v2, whole genome shotgun sequence genomic region:
- the LOC142163585 gene encoding WUSCHEL-related homeobox 3-like: MPRTRWKPTPQQLMILQDLYRKGLTNPNSSEVQMITSHLSMYGKIQWKNVFYWFQNHKARDRHKMRKQLLQKYPKDDHRQLIINNKNPPSPSPSPSSSTTVSQVYSHSPPIFLHQVEATTEVSPQMMNYLWGNRMMRMNGRDWILMTDKGSSNIVHCSNKVPLRTLELFPVETTGFKD; this comes from the exons ATGCCTCGAACTAGATGGAAACCAACTCCACAACAGCTGATGATCTTACAGGACTTGTACAGAAAAGGGTTGACAAATCCTAATTCTTCAGAAGTACAAATGATAACGTCCCATCTTTCTATGTATGGAAAGATTCAGTGGAAGAATGTGTTTTACTGGTTTCAAAACCACAAAGCTAGAGACAGGCATAAGATGAGAAAACAACTTTTGCAAAAATACCCTAAAGATGATCATCGACAactcattatcaacaacaaaaaccctccttctccttctccttctccttcttcttctactaCTGTCAGTCAAGTTTACTCTCACTCTCCACCTATATTTCTTCATCAG GTTGAAGCAACAACAGAAGTGTCACCTCAAATGATGAACTACCTTTGGGGAAATCGCATGATGAGGATGAACGGTAGAGATTGGATCTTGATGACAGACAAGGGTTCTTCTAATATTGTCCATTGCAGCAACAAAGTACCTCTCAGGACATTAGAACTCTTCCCCGTTGAAACGACTGGCTTCAAGGATTAG
- the LOC107805670 gene encoding putative respiratory burst oxidase homolog protein H encodes MMPIDNGDLSRDNSVKWILENAEIDSDVPDNQEPVNQKSFKKNFSISRRRNGVVPRMGRMQSGAARGLNSLRFLDRTTTGKEGDAWRSVEKRFNQNAVNGRLFREKFGTCIGMGESKEFAGELFDTLARRRKVNTENGINIDEVRGFWEDISTQSLDARLSIFFDMCDKNGDGKLSEEEVKEVLVMSASANKLSKFKQHAPTYAALIMEELDPDHMGYIEMWQLEALLRGMVGSEEGEKTLKRSQTLAKTMIPKEYRTPVSKFLCKTTEKIQENWKRIWLLTLWLCINLILFIWKFQQFKRKTAFQIMGYCVCIAKGAGETLKFNMALILLPVCRRTLTKLRETFLGSIIPFDDNINFHKIIAWGIAIATFIHALFHMSCNFVKLTSCPQTKFMTLHGSNFDYHQPTYLNLVASIPGITGILMTLIMLFSFTLATHSFRRNVIKLPWPFHHLAGFNAFWYAHHLLFLVYILLILHGYFIYLTKEWYKKTTWMYLAVPVLAYATERTLIVYEHSYHVNIIKAVTYTGNVLALYMSKPPGFKYKSGMYLFVKCPDISTFEWHPFSITCAPDDNYLSVHIRTLGDWTTELKTRFEKACEPQSARSRKGSLVRMETKAYSNVEQSQCEFPKISIKGPYGAPAQNYKKYDILLLIGLGIGATPFISILKDLLNNESESNQQVGESSSNKRGPNRAYFYWVTREQGSFDWFKGVMDDIAEYDHNELIEMHNYLTSVYEEGDARSALIAMVQSLQHAKNGVDVVSDSRIRTHFARPNWKKVFSRLAAAHPSSRIGVFYCGSPTLTKPLRRLCQEFSLNSSTRFNFHKENF; translated from the exons ATGATGCCCATTGACAATGGGGACTTATCTAGAGACAATTCAGTGAAATGGATTCTTGAAAATGCTGAAATAGATAGTGATGTTCCGGATAATCAAGAACCTGTTAACCAAAAATCTTTCAAGAAAAATTTTAGCATttcaagaagaagaaatggagtTGTCCCAAGAATGGGGAGGATGCAATCAGGGGCTGCTAGAGGCCTCAACAGCTTGCGCTTTCTTGACAGAACAACCACAG GGAAGGAAGGAGATGCCTGGAGAAGTGTCGAGAAACGCTTCAATCAAAATGCAGTTAACGGGAGGCTATTCAGAGAGAAATTTGGGACCTGCATTG GTATGGGAGAAAGCAAGGAATTTGCTGGAGAATTATTTGACACATTGGCAAGGCGTAGGAAGGTTAACACAGAAAATGGTATAAATATAGATGAAGTGAGAGGATTTTGGGAGGACATATCAACTCAATCTCTTGATGCAAGGCTTTCTATTTTCTTTGACAT GTGTGACAAGAATGGTGATGGCAAACTATCAGAGGAAGAGGTAAAGGAG GTTCTAGTGATGAGTGCCTCAGCAAACAAATTGTCAAAATTCAAGCAACATGCACCTACATATGCAGCTCTAATTATGGAAGAGCTTGACCCTGATCACATGGGATATATTGAG ATGTGgcaacttgaagctctactaaGAGGGATGGTGGGATCAGAAGAAGGGGAAAAAACTCTGAAGAGATCGCAAACACTAGCAAAAACCATGATACCGAAAGAATACAGAACTCCAGTCAGTAAATTCTTATGCAAAACCACAGAGAAAATacaagaaaactggaaaagaatatGGCTCCTAACATTATGGTTGTGCATAAACTTGATACTCTTCATATGGAAGTTCCAACAATTTAAAAGGAAAACAGCTTTTCAGATCATGGGGTATTGTGTTTGCATTGCTAAAGGTGCAGGGGAGACACTTAAGTTCAATATGGCTCTCATTCTCCTTCCTGTTTGCAGAAGAACTCTTACTAAGCTCAGAGAAACTTTTCTTGGTTCAATAATTCCCTTTGATGATAACATCAATTTCCACAAGATAATTGCATGGGGAATTGCAATAGCAACATTTATTCACGCGCTCTTTCATATGAGCTGCAATTTTGTGAAACTAACATCATGTCCGCAAACCAAATTTATGACACTTCATGGAAGCAACTTTGACTACCACCAACCGACTTACTTGAATCTCGTTGCATCTATCCCCGGAATAACAGGGATTCTGATGACACTTATCATGCTTTTCTCATTCACATTGGCAACACATTCATTCAGAAGGAATGTCATCAAATTGCCTTGGCCGTTCCATCATTTAGCAGGTTTTAACGCGTTTTGGTATGCACATCATCTGCTTTTCCTCGTCTACATCCTCTTGATCCTCCATGGCTACTTCATATACCTTACCAAAGAATGGTACAAAAAGACG ACATGGATGTATCTTGCAGTTCCAGTACTTGCGTATGCTACGGAAAGAACTCTCATTGTCTATGAGCACAGCTACCATGTCAATATCATAAAG GCTGTCACGTATACAGGGAATGTACTTGCATTATATATGAGTAAACCTCCTGGATTCAAGTATAAGAGTGGAATGTACCTTTTTGTTAAATGTCCAGATATATCAACCTTTGAATG GCATCCATTCTCAATCACTTGTGCACCAGACGATAACTATTTAAGTGTCCATATACGTACATTGGGAGACTGGACTACAGAGCTCAAAACCAGATTTGAAAAG GCATGTGAGCCTCAATCTGCGAGATCAAGGAAAGGAAGTCTTGTTAGAATGGAAACCAAAGCATATTCAAATGTTGAACAGTCTCAATGCGA ATTTCCCAAAATCAGTATCAAAGGACCTTATGGTGCACCAGCTCAGAACTACAAGAAATATGATATACTTCTACTGATTGGCTTGGGAATAGGAGCAACACCATTTATCAGCATTTTAAAGGACCTTCTAAACAATGAATCTGAATCT AATCAGCAAGTTGGTGAATCGTCTAGTAATAAGAGAGGTCCTAACAGAGCATATTTCTACTGGGTGACAAGAGAACAAGGATCATTTGATTGGTTCAAGGGTGTAATGGATGACATTGCTGAATATGACCATAAT GAATTGATAGAAATGCACAACTACTTGACAAGTGTATATGAAGAAGGAGATGCTCGATCTGCACTTATTGCAATGGTGCAATCACTACAACATGCTAAAAATGGAGTTGATGTTGTCTCCGACAGTCgg ATAAGAACACATTTTGCAAGACCAAATTGGAAAAAGGTATTCTCTCGCTTGGCAGCAGCCCATCCATCCTCTCGAATTG GGGTGTTTTACTGCGGAAGTCCCACTCTAACAAAACCACTTAGAAGGCTGTGTCAAGAATTTAGTTTGAATTCATCCACTCGCTTCAATTTCCACAAAGAAAATTTCTAG